From Triticum urartu cultivar G1812 chromosome 2, Tu2.1, whole genome shotgun sequence, a single genomic window includes:
- the LOC125536366 gene encoding golgin subfamily A member 6-like protein 7 isoform X2 — MASSSNGHCPANGAKVLPGRGKKNQEKLQLDKDAASRACQKDRQYIEKLETELSNCYQEIDYLQDQLNIRNVEANIMGEHIHGLELKLTELEKFPERVRVMDNDLMRSDSQCWLLMEEVQCKEEELQKATLQIEKLESVTLDMQCEIESLKLDLTTLEQRLFDAESFSQHTAEYKVRIEKQLEEHELQLQEAWKTIGHLEVENKQLKKEYLPGRAPKQSSSTGVEQLDTTVEHDGHADYERGHEILEKMGKQNEEPELIIEQLKVELREQKLKAKEDAEDLTQEMAELRYQITGMLEEEYKRRSCIEQAAIQQIQQLEAQVSKEQRKLGGALRRLQESHELADTQATEIKKLKDALGVCA, encoded by the exons ATGGCTAGTAGCTCCAATGGCCATTGTCCAGCTAATGGTGCAAAAGTTCTTCCTGGAAGGGGGAAGAAGAATCAGGAG AAATTACAGCTTGACAAAGATGCAGCTTCTAGGGCCTGTCAGAAGGACAGGCAATACATTGAGAAATTGGAAACTGAGCTGAGCAACTGCTATCAGGAAATTG ACTATTTGCAGGATCAGTTAAATATCAGGAATGTTGAAGCAAACATCATGGGAGAGCATATTCACGGCCTTGAACTGAAGCTAACTGAACTTGAGAAATTTCCTGAGAGAGTGAGAGTTATGGACAATGATCTGATGCGGTCTGATTCTCAGTGCTGGCTTCTGATGGAAGAAGTCCAATGTAAAGAAGAGGAGCTGCAAAAGGCAACCTTACAAATAGAGAAGCTTGAAAGCGTAACTTTAGATATGCAATGTGAAATTGAGAGTTTAAAACTTGATTTGACTACGCTTGAGCAAAGACTGTTTGATGCTGAGAGCTTTAGCCAGCATACTGCTGAGTACAAAGTTAGAATAGAGAAGCAACTGGAAGAACATGAGCTCCAGCTGCAAGAGGCATGGAAGACTATTGGTCATCTTGAGGTTGAGAATAAACAACTGAAAAAAGAGTACTTGCCTGGAAGAGCTCCTAAACAATCCTCTTCTACAGGCGTGGAGCAACTTGATACAACAGTGGAGCATGATGGTCATGCAGACTATGAAAGAGGTCATGAAATTCTTGAAAAGATGGGGAAGCAAAATGAAGAACCTGAACTTATAATTGAGCAGCTCAAG GTAGAACTTCGAGAACAAAAACTGAAAGCAAAGGAGGATGCAGAAGATCTCACTCAAGAAATGGCTGAATTGAGGTACCAGATAACTGGCATGCTTGAGGAAGAATACAAGCGTCGATCTTGCATTGAGCAAGCGGCTATTCAACAAATTCAGCAGCTGGAGGCTCAG GTCTCTAAAGAGCAAAGAAAATTGGGCGGAGCACTAAGACGACTGCAGGAATCGCATGAGCTAGCTGACACACAAGCTACGGAGATTAAGAAACTGAAGGATGCTTTAGGGGTATGTGCAT AG
- the LOC125536366 gene encoding golgin subfamily A member 6-like protein 7 isoform X1, translated as MASSSNGHCPANGAKVLPGRGKKNQEKLQLDKDAASRACQKDRQYIEKLETELSNCYQEIDYLQDQLNIRNVEANIMGEHIHGLELKLTELEKFPERVRVMDNDLMRSDSQCWLLMEEVQCKEEELQKATLQIEKLESVTLDMQCEIESLKLDLTTLEQRLFDAESFSQHTAEYKVRIEKQLEEHELQLQEAWKTIGHLEVENKQLKKEYLPGRAPKQSSSTGVEQLDTTVEHDGHADYERGHEILEKMGKQNEEPELIIEQLKVELREQKLKAKEDAEDLTQEMAELRYQITGMLEEEYKRRSCIEQAAIQQIQQLEAQVSKEQRKLGGALRRLQESHELADTQATEIKKLKDALGRLNSAMNLGRVCKSCSCGFCPMLVEMSNCSIEGSLDLRSSDASNNVEAPENQALVEWHPDEASDGATVNNVGC; from the exons ATGGCTAGTAGCTCCAATGGCCATTGTCCAGCTAATGGTGCAAAAGTTCTTCCTGGAAGGGGGAAGAAGAATCAGGAG AAATTACAGCTTGACAAAGATGCAGCTTCTAGGGCCTGTCAGAAGGACAGGCAATACATTGAGAAATTGGAAACTGAGCTGAGCAACTGCTATCAGGAAATTG ACTATTTGCAGGATCAGTTAAATATCAGGAATGTTGAAGCAAACATCATGGGAGAGCATATTCACGGCCTTGAACTGAAGCTAACTGAACTTGAGAAATTTCCTGAGAGAGTGAGAGTTATGGACAATGATCTGATGCGGTCTGATTCTCAGTGCTGGCTTCTGATGGAAGAAGTCCAATGTAAAGAAGAGGAGCTGCAAAAGGCAACCTTACAAATAGAGAAGCTTGAAAGCGTAACTTTAGATATGCAATGTGAAATTGAGAGTTTAAAACTTGATTTGACTACGCTTGAGCAAAGACTGTTTGATGCTGAGAGCTTTAGCCAGCATACTGCTGAGTACAAAGTTAGAATAGAGAAGCAACTGGAAGAACATGAGCTCCAGCTGCAAGAGGCATGGAAGACTATTGGTCATCTTGAGGTTGAGAATAAACAACTGAAAAAAGAGTACTTGCCTGGAAGAGCTCCTAAACAATCCTCTTCTACAGGCGTGGAGCAACTTGATACAACAGTGGAGCATGATGGTCATGCAGACTATGAAAGAGGTCATGAAATTCTTGAAAAGATGGGGAAGCAAAATGAAGAACCTGAACTTATAATTGAGCAGCTCAAG GTAGAACTTCGAGAACAAAAACTGAAAGCAAAGGAGGATGCAGAAGATCTCACTCAAGAAATGGCTGAATTGAGGTACCAGATAACTGGCATGCTTGAGGAAGAATACAAGCGTCGATCTTGCATTGAGCAAGCGGCTATTCAACAAATTCAGCAGCTGGAGGCTCAG GTCTCTAAAGAGCAAAGAAAATTGGGCGGAGCACTAAGACGACTGCAGGAATCGCATGAGCTAGCTGACACACAAGCTACGGAGATTAAGAAACTGAAGGATGCTTTAGGG AGATTGAACTCTGCAATGAACCTCGGGAGGGTTTGCAAATCTTGCTCTTGCGGGTTCTGTCCAATGCTGGTAGAGATGTCTAATTGCTCGATTGAAGGGTCGCTTGACCTCAGATCTTCCGATGCCAGCAACAATGTCGAAGCACCGGAGAACCAAGCGCTAGTAGAGTGGCATCCTGATGAAGCTTCAGATGGTGCCACAGTAAATAATGTAGGATGCTAG